One Flammeovirga agarivorans DNA window includes the following coding sequences:
- the rplL gene encoding 50S ribosomal protein L7/L12 translates to MADLKKFAEELVNLTVKEVQELAEILKEEHGIEPAAAAAPVMVAGGAEGGAAAEEKTEFDVILKSAGSAKLKVVKALKSAAGLGLKEAKELADSAPAPIKEGISKEEAEALKDALAAEGAEIEIK, encoded by the coding sequence ATGGCAGATTTGAAAAAATTCGCAGAAGAGTTAGTTAACTTAACAGTAAAGGAAGTACAAGAACTTGCTGAGATCTTGAAAGAAGAGCATGGTATCGAGCCAGCTGCTGCTGCTGCTCCAGTAATGGTTGCAGGTGGTGCTGAAGGTGGTGCTGCTGCTGAAGAAAAAACTGAATTCGACGTGATCTTAAAATCAGCTGGTTCAGCTAAATTAAAAGTAGTTAAGGCTCTTAAGTCTGCTGCTGGTTTAGGTTTAAAAGAAGCTAAAGAATTAGCTGATTCTGCTCCTGCTCCAATCAAAGAAGGTATCTCTAAAGAAGAGGCTGAAGCATTAAAAGACGCTTTAGCAGCTGAAGGTGCTGAAATCGAAATTAAATAA
- the rplJ gene encoding 50S ribosomal protein L10 produces MTKDQKVQLVEELSQQLAACDYFYIVNSATMTVDEVNGFRKACFAKGIKYQVVKNTLIAKALDKLDTDVDYSELKGSALKGMSGILFSPESGAAPAKVLKDFQAGMPKDRKIPALKAASIDGGLYVGEQHLEALTAVKSKAELIGDVLGLLQSPAKNVVSALQSSGQTLSGLLKTLEEKGE; encoded by the coding sequence ATGACAAAAGATCAGAAAGTACAACTCGTTGAAGAGTTAAGCCAACAATTGGCAGCTTGTGATTACTTCTACATTGTAAACAGTGCTACTATGACTGTTGATGAAGTAAACGGCTTCCGTAAGGCTTGCTTTGCAAAGGGTATTAAATATCAAGTAGTCAAGAACACGCTAATTGCGAAAGCTCTTGACAAATTAGATACTGATGTTGATTATTCTGAATTGAAAGGTTCAGCTTTAAAAGGCATGTCAGGTATCTTGTTTTCACCAGAGTCGGGTGCAGCTCCAGCGAAAGTTTTAAAAGACTTCCAAGCGGGTATGCCTAAAGACCGTAAAATTCCTGCATTGAAGGCAGCTTCAATTGACGGTGGATTATACGTAGGTGAACAACACTTAGAAGCTTTAACAGCGGTAAAATCAAAAGCAGAACTTATTGGTGACGTCTTAGGATTGTTACAATCTCCTGCTAAGAACGTTGTTTCAGCATTACAATCATCAGGTCAAACATTATCTGGCTTGTTGAAAACGCTTGAGGAGAAAGGAGAGTAA
- the rplA gene encoding 50S ribosomal protein L1, which translates to MAVSKKMKEALSKYDRTQEYTLEKATELVKEISFEKFDASVDVDIRLGVDPRKADQMVRGVVSLPHGVGKEVRVLALVTPDKEEEAKAAGADYAGLDEFIKKIEGGWTDIDVIITMPTVMAKVGRLGRVLGPRGLMPNPKAGTVTLEVGKAVKEVKAGKIDFKVDKTGIIHTSVGKASFSAEQLKDNAAELISTLSKLKPSSAKGTYFKSVTISTTMGPGIKVDKSSIDS; encoded by the coding sequence ATGGCAGTATCAAAGAAAATGAAAGAGGCTCTATCAAAATACGATAGAACTCAAGAATACACGCTAGAGAAAGCTACTGAACTTGTGAAAGAAATTTCTTTCGAGAAGTTCGATGCTTCAGTAGATGTTGACATCCGTTTAGGTGTAGATCCACGTAAAGCTGACCAAATGGTTCGTGGTGTGGTTTCATTACCTCACGGTGTTGGTAAAGAAGTAAGAGTTCTTGCTCTAGTTACTCCAGACAAAGAAGAAGAAGCAAAAGCAGCAGGTGCTGACTACGCAGGTTTAGACGAATTCATCAAGAAAATCGAAGGTGGATGGACTGATATCGACGTAATCATCACTATGCCAACAGTAATGGCTAAAGTAGGTCGTTTAGGTAGAGTTTTAGGTCCTCGTGGTCTAATGCCAAACCCTAAAGCGGGTACTGTAACATTAGAAGTTGGTAAAGCTGTAAAAGAAGTGAAAGCTGGTAAAATCGACTTTAAAGTTGACAAAACTGGTATCATTCATACTTCAGTAGGTAAAGCATCATTCTCTGCTGAGCAGTTGAAAGACAATGCAGCTGAGTTGATCTCAACTTTATCTAAATTGAAGCCTTCTTCAGCTAAAGGTACATATTTTAAGAGCGTAACGATCTCTACAACTATGGGTCCTGGTATCAAAGTTGACAAGAGTTCAATCGATAGCTAA
- the rplK gene encoding 50S ribosomal protein L11, which produces MAKEIEGFLKLQIKGGAANPSPPVGPALGSKGLNIMDFCKQFNARTQDKGGQLLPVLITIFKDKSFDFVIKTPPAANLIMDAAKIKKGSSEPNRKKVASVTWDQLRTIAETKLPDLNCSTVESGMKMVAGTARSMGITVEGTAPWEA; this is translated from the coding sequence ATGGCAAAAGAAATCGAAGGTTTCCTAAAGCTTCAAATTAAAGGTGGAGCAGCCAATCCGTCGCCGCCAGTAGGTCCTGCGTTAGGTTCGAAGGGATTGAACATTATGGATTTCTGTAAACAGTTCAACGCTCGTACTCAAGACAAAGGAGGGCAATTATTGCCTGTATTAATTACAATTTTCAAAGACAAGTCTTTTGATTTCGTAATTAAAACTCCTCCAGCGGCTAATTTGATCATGGATGCGGCAAAAATTAAAAAAGGTTCTTCTGAGCCTAACCGTAAGAAAGTAGCGTCAGTTACTTGGGATCAATTAAGAACGATTGCAGAGACAAAATTACCAGACTTAAACTGTTCTACAGTTGAATCAGGTATGAAAATGGTTGCGGGTACAGCTCGTAGCATGGGTATCACAGTAGAGGGAACAGCTCCTTGGGAGGCTTAA
- the nusG gene encoding transcription termination/antitermination protein NusG, whose amino-acid sequence MGELKWYVVRAVSGQEKKVKDYLLKELENQKLEKFITEVIVPTEKVYQARKQRDGKVKKIAVEKNLLPGYVIVQADLTNGEVQHTINSVPGVIGFLNADTKDPTVLPKPMRESEINQILGKVDESDEGEVKHDTSYSVGETVRVMDGPFSGFSGSVEEVFEEKKKLNVMVKIFGRNAPVELDYKQVEKEE is encoded by the coding sequence ATGGGTGAGCTTAAATGGTATGTAGTTAGAGCTGTAAGTGGTCAAGAGAAGAAAGTGAAAGATTACTTACTTAAAGAGTTAGAAAATCAGAAGCTTGAAAAATTTATCACTGAAGTTATAGTACCTACAGAAAAAGTATATCAGGCAAGAAAGCAAAGAGACGGCAAGGTGAAAAAGATTGCTGTTGAAAAAAACTTACTTCCTGGATACGTTATCGTCCAAGCTGATTTAACTAACGGTGAGGTACAACACACGATTAATAGTGTTCCCGGTGTCATTGGATTTCTGAATGCGGATACTAAGGATCCCACAGTGCTTCCAAAACCAATGCGCGAGTCAGAGATTAATCAGATCCTAGGCAAAGTCGATGAGTCGGACGAAGGCGAAGTTAAACATGACACGTCTTACTCTGTCGGCGAAACAGTACGTGTTATGGATGGTCCATTCTCTGGATTCTCCGGAAGCGTAGAGGAAGTCTTCGAAGAGAAGAAAAAACTCAATGTCATGGTGAAGATCTTTGGTCGTAATGCGCCAGTGGAACTCGATTATAAACAAGTAGAAAAAGAAGAATAA
- the secE gene encoding preprotein translocase subunit SecE has protein sequence MNKLMQFLRESYTEMTDNVSWLSFKEAQDSSILVLVASVVFALVIGLVDLGFNEALTFFYNAY, from the coding sequence ATGAATAAATTAATGCAATTCTTAAGAGAGTCATACACAGAGATGACAGACAACGTATCTTGGTTGTCGTTTAAAGAAGCTCAAGATAGCTCTATTTTAGTGCTAGTAGCTTCAGTTGTGTTTGCATTGGTAATCGGTCTTGTAGATTTAGGCTTCAACGAAGCACTAACATTTTTCTACAACGCTTACTAA
- a CDS encoding DUF368 domain-containing protein, producing the protein MKEKLFIFLKGVAMGAADVVPGVSGGTVAFITGIYERLLNAISAVDLDAIKLLFQFKIKELWEKLDLNFLLPLLIGIGTAVFSLAKLMKYLLANEPIGLWSFFFGLIIASTLLVSKQVKAWNISSIVAVIIGAIFSYYITIATPSQAPEGLIYVFGAGMIAICAMILPGISGSFMLLLMGQYNHILEAISSFKLDVIAVFGAGAVIGITAFSRVLTFLLNRYHDFTIALLSGVMIGSLNKVWPWKKVLETYTDRHGAVKPLVEKSILPQHFEGDNQLVLAIVLAIVGFFLVWGIERFATKEEQ; encoded by the coding sequence ATGAAAGAAAAACTTTTTATCTTCTTAAAGGGAGTAGCTATGGGTGCTGCAGATGTTGTTCCTGGAGTTTCAGGAGGAACCGTAGCATTTATTACTGGAATTTATGAAAGATTATTAAATGCTATTAGTGCTGTTGACCTAGATGCAATCAAACTTTTATTTCAGTTTAAGATCAAAGAACTATGGGAAAAACTAGATCTGAATTTTCTTCTACCACTACTAATAGGTATAGGAACAGCCGTTTTTTCTTTAGCCAAACTAATGAAATACCTACTAGCCAATGAACCTATTGGTCTATGGTCGTTCTTCTTTGGATTAATTATCGCCTCTACATTATTAGTCAGCAAACAAGTTAAGGCTTGGAATATTAGTAGTATAGTAGCTGTAATTATAGGAGCTATCTTTTCTTATTATATAACTATAGCTACTCCATCTCAAGCCCCGGAAGGTTTAATTTACGTTTTCGGAGCAGGTATGATTGCAATCTGTGCGATGATTCTTCCAGGAATTTCAGGTTCTTTTATGTTATTGTTGATGGGACAGTACAACCACATCTTAGAAGCTATTAGCAGTTTCAAATTGGATGTGATTGCAGTTTTTGGGGCAGGTGCAGTAATTGGCATCACTGCATTCTCGAGAGTACTAACCTTCTTATTAAATAGATACCACGACTTTACTATTGCCTTACTATCTGGTGTAATGATTGGCTCATTGAATAAAGTATGGCCTTGGAAAAAAGTATTAGAAACATACACAGATAGACATGGGGCTGTAAAACCTCTGGTTGAAAAATCTATCTTACCACAACACTTTGAAGGTGATAACCAACTAGTCTTAGCAATAGTACTAGCCATTGTTGGATTCTTTTTGGTTTGGGGAATTGAAAGGTTTGCTACTAAAGAAGAGCAGTAA
- a CDS encoding Ppx/GppA phosphatase family protein has translation MAHIKASIDMGTNTFQLLIAEVENNAITNKLYAKDIFVRLGKGGISNGEIIPEAQERAFNALAEFDKVIRKHKADSVAVAATSAVRVAKNGAQFIQDIRNKFGFEVSIIQGAEEAEVIYYGVRSDVAMKTTSIIMDIGGGSVEFIICDAQQVLWKQSFEIGAQRLYDMFCKTDPMEQSAIEDLKEYVNNELQSLWEAVNTYQPKQLIGAAGTFETLQDIYGAMNSISTDQVKSITSSSYSDMYTMFIGCDEEARLKIPGLIRQRVNMIVPASSLLKTVVDQLSFDKIFISSASLREGLLLRKNK, from the coding sequence ATGGCTCATATAAAAGCGTCAATTGATATGGGGACGAATACGTTTCAATTATTAATTGCAGAAGTAGAGAATAATGCGATAACAAATAAGCTGTATGCAAAAGATATTTTTGTAAGATTGGGGAAAGGAGGTATCTCCAATGGAGAGATTATACCTGAAGCACAAGAAAGAGCATTTAATGCTTTAGCTGAGTTTGATAAAGTAATTAGAAAACACAAAGCCGATTCTGTAGCTGTGGCAGCGACAAGTGCTGTACGAGTGGCAAAGAATGGAGCTCAGTTTATTCAGGATATTAGAAATAAGTTTGGGTTTGAGGTGAGTATTATTCAGGGAGCTGAAGAAGCAGAAGTCATCTATTATGGAGTCAGATCTGATGTGGCTATGAAAACTACTTCTATAATAATGGACATAGGTGGAGGTAGTGTTGAATTTATTATTTGTGATGCTCAACAAGTTTTGTGGAAGCAAAGCTTTGAGATTGGAGCACAAAGGTTATATGATATGTTTTGTAAAACAGACCCTATGGAACAATCTGCAATTGAAGATTTAAAGGAGTATGTTAATAATGAGTTGCAGAGTCTTTGGGAAGCAGTCAATACATATCAGCCAAAACAGTTGATTGGTGCTGCAGGGACATTTGAAACATTGCAAGATATTTATGGGGCAATGAATTCCATTTCTACTGATCAGGTAAAAAGTATAACTAGCTCATCTTATTCAGATATGTATACTATGTTTATCGGTTGTGATGAAGAGGCGAGATTGAAAATACCAGGCTTAATTAGACAGAGAGTAAATATGATAGTTCCAGCTTCTTCTCTGTTAAAAACTGTAGTAGATCAATTGTCTTTTGATAAAATATTCATATCTTCAGCATCGCTGAGAGAAGGTTTGTTACTGAGGAAAAATAAATAA